tacaatacaggcagtatgcccgtgtatcatctccaataaacggcttcaaccagcctttgaattcagggtttgattcccactcctttctgtatttttgagtgtacagtttagactgagacatgatgagctagccagctagatgtttggcttatgtcacagagaggcacacacacagtggacaggGTGTgtaagtgactgaggctgtgtgagtcaaatgcagtgatttatttttgtgcagtgatttattttagacaaagaacattttacatttacatcccgccctgaatgtaagccagggTGGTATCAGCCtgcggcggcttcccgcatgcgcgattcatttgcagtctggacacggaggggtgaacatctcctgctctaactgcagctgggagggattGCTGCGCaaggactgggccgcctgtgagtgctttgggacggSGGtgggcccacggcagcacccgctgcccgttgagaagagtaagagcGATACGTGCTTTRACGTCAGTCTCCAAGAGAAAATGTGTCGCTYGAGGGMtctgaatactcgctaaatatagcgacaaagtcgctaagttggcaacactgcatgaacacgcagttacaagcctgctagagttagcggcaggcggacgagcaatatccaccaTCGTAGTATGGATAAAGTCTGAGCTGTAATGTGAAGCTAATTGAAGCTGGCtatctttagaaaaccctgagtaYATCTAGCTTGCTTCATTGTATACCACTCTGGTCAAATCATTTTTAACCAACCCTGTTCATATAAGGTCCAGTGCAGCCATTTTtacctcaatatcaaataatttcttggtaacaaatgaagtaccttactgtgattcttTTCAATTAGaatagtcaaaaataaacaaaaatatatttttagcaaAGAGCTaaagagagaccatcctcttagaaaggaaagagaaaggtcatattgaaaatMagctccctggatgcaattcttatggcttccacagggtgtcagcagtctatgttcaaggtttcaggcttgaaACCTTGAAACAAATAAGTAATATCAGTTTTagcagaaggacacagtcttggaaattcgtgtttgtgcGTGGatgaagacattacgcacctgctaaaatcggtttcctattgaacaWacttctttccgtaagaaatattatagtttgattacatttcagGGTATCTGAAGAGTAAATAGAAACGtcttttgacttgttgaaacaaagtttagggttagattttcggagtcctttctctgcatgttgaatgagtggattactcaaatcgatggcgccaactaaacagatttTTTGGGGCCACAAAgaagtattttatctaacaaaatgacactacattttATAGCTGGGatcctttggatgacaaatcaggggaagattttttttaagtaagtgaatatttaatcgttatttgtaaatgtatgaaacctgtgccggtggaaaaatattttgatgtggggcgtcgtcctcaaacaatcgcatggcatgttttcactgtaatagctactgtaaatcagacagtgcagttggattaacaagaatttaagctttcagctgatataagacttaaatgtacataaatgtttaaaatccataatatttatgattatttgaattgtgcgccctccTTCCATGTCGGTTAGAGAGGATCAGCTTGAGCAAAGGGATGTGTAGAAACACCGATCTACAAATAGTATTCCCTGCCAAATAATAGGCTTTGTGCAATTAAGATTCATAGAGCTATGCTTCCCCTGGCTTAGGCAATCTCCCCACCGACATTGATTGTCAGGACTtggggccctcagatcctcaaaacgttttaCAGCTGCCCcattaagagcatcttgactggctgcatcaccgcttggtatggcaactgctcggcatccgactgtaaggcgctacagagggaagtgcgtacagctcagtacatcactggggcgtaactccctgtcatccaggacctctataccaggMggtgtcagagaaaggccttcaaattgtcaaagactccagcatcccaagtcatagactgttctctctgctaccgcacagcaagcagtaccagagtgcctagtctgggaccaaaaggctcctgaaagccataagactgcttaacagttaatcaaatggctacccggactatttacattgacccactTTTTGGGTgggtttttgcactgactctcttgcactggctctatgcactcTCACTAGAAtctacccacacattcacacatactatGCTAacatccccaacacacacatacacacactacatacgctcagacacaaaacacacacatgcatattgacattacacatacactcacacacagacacactcactgctgctactctgtttattatctatcctgattgcctagtcacttttacccctacctgtacatattacctcaactaacttgtacccctgcacattgactcagtactggtgctCCTTGTAAAcagactcgttattgttattttattgtgttactattttcctttttttaattTAGCAAATTGTTTATATCTTTTCTCACTttttaactctgtattgttgccAAAGagttagtaagtaagcatttcacgataaagtCTACACCAATTGTATtcgatgcatgtgacaaataaaatgtgattgattggaGACTGCTTGTGTCAATTAAATAACATTTCCTATGATTTTCTACCTGCAGCAAAGTAGTGGATAATGCCGAAAATACcagttaaagaaaaaaagaactaAAACAACTgatgttcattttattttataataagaGCTACACCAACATAAATGTTTKATTCATAGGCCGACCTGTCCGGTAAATTGCCACAGCAATGTGGCTTTATTAGTATTAGCTGACCAATCTAGACATCTGTAGTGCGGGGYaaaaaggtagttgtataatGAAGAACAGTACCTTGCAGGATTCAATAattggaattgtaagagttgttgtcctgtccctttctctgcgattgtcattctaataggatccagaaagaacaaaaccctYTCCTCAAACATTTACATMAAAAGTTGCAAAGTTAaaggcaaagacacaaaacatccacatcaaattaaatacttttcttgatcaaataacatggataacaactttttgtgcagtattaattgactatccttacaaaccacttaatttcaatcaatcaaatgtatttataaagccctttttacatcagtcaatgtcacaaagtgctatacagaaacccagcctaaaaccacaaacagcaagcaatgcagatgtagaagcacggtggctaggaaaaactcccMAGAAAggcaagaacctaggaagaaatctagagaggaactaggctctgaggggtggccagtcctcttctggctgtgccgggtggagattataacagtacatggccaagatgttcaaacgttcatagatgaRcagcagggtcaaataataataatcacagtggttgtagagggtgcaacaagtcaccacctcaggagtaaatgtcagttggcttttcatagccgatcattcagagttagagacagcaggtgcggtagagagggaaagtcgaaaacagcaggtcagggacaaggtagcacgtccggtgaataggtcagggttccatagccacaggcagaacagttgaaactggaacagcaggatgaccaggtggactgggggagagcaaggagtcatcaggccaggtagtcctgaagcatggtcctagggctcaggtcctcagagagagagaaagagagagagaattcaattCACATAGGACACCGGAATAATGtgcattactgtattgtacataggctggtcatctaggtttggtCCCTGTATACTTTCCATCACTATGAAGAAAAACAAWgcacaatacagtaattgagtacattgagacatcaagtggtttgtgatgatgtggctcagttggtacagcatggCGCATGCAacactagggttgtgggtttgatttccatgggggaccagtacgMAAAATGTATGCACTRgctctggataagaacatctactaaaatgtaaaaggaGTAAATAGARCATTTCAGTTTWCACACAGAAATAAGTTGRGTTTGctaagtatttcaagaaactggaaaacatatcaaGAAKgtatttttatattccacaagtattatcagattaactgttttgtacagataattatcagactcaagttacaaatgctggtaaacactcaaatacaaatacatttagtttaaatgttttcacaaaagtagtgcaccggaTCTTTACTGGTCCTGTTTTAGCAGACCAATATAGACATCTTCAGTGTGGGCAATTTTTCTCCTCTTCTGCATGTTGCAGTCAAACGCTACTCTACCTAGGCCCACTGACGTCACATCATTGGGCGAAAYCCGGAAGGGGAGAGCGCCCTTCTCATATCAAACAGTGATCTGCGGCACTCGGTCATGCTGTCAAGATGGCAGCATGGTCCATCGTCCATAAACAtacaacatctcttttccataaaaaaGCTGGTTCATGCCCGGGAGGCAGGCCCGTTTCAAAAACGAATGCATTCACTTTTTACCCGGTGTAACCCGGGCCAGATAAACGACCCCCAGCGGAATAATTTGGTTTGAACCGCCAGGCTAAAGGACTAAGACTCCACAAGGTCTATTCCACACTGGCCCAACCAAGGGCACTTTCAAAACCGTAAAAAACGGGGAAGAAACATTAACATTCTTATTGGACAAAATCAGTTAGTCCCGCCTCCATTTAAAACCCCCTGTGCCGTTTTGTGCCTTCTGAACAACACGAACGTGTTTTGGTCACGTGGTTGCGGGGTGGGGTCAACAGGTAGGTGCGTWGCGTGAGCTTTTCCGTTTAAAGGGCAAAGTTGTTACTGCAGGTTGTCACTACTATTGTGTGCTCCCAAGACAACATGGATTTCGATTTGGCTTCAGGTAATTCTTGATTTCATGAATCCTAATTGCAWTCAACTCGTTCTACTCTAAAATATTGTCTGAACTACAGTAACCATTTCTCTATTGATTTGATGGTTATTAGTCTGATGCAAGCCAGATCTTTTCCTATTATTTGAYCTGATTGAATGTGCATTTCACACCTGTCAAACATTGCATTGAATTATTCCAAAGACTGCCTTAGCTGAGACAATATATTTATGTTATTAATAACAGAAGGCAAATGTGCATCAAAAGGACATACTGATTAGCAATCTAACATGTCATGTCGCTTATTTCCCACAGCTGTAGGTAAAGATGATCAGGTGAAAAAGGATGATGCCTCTGGCCAGGAACAGAACGCCCTCTTTGGATGGGGGAAGAAGAAGGACAAAGATGGGGARAAGGACAAGGTAAGAAACATACTGTTACCATTACCTAAACCAGTTGCTTGATAAGTGTGTCAATTGTATTTCAGCCATCAATGGCATCTTGTGTGCAATTAATGCTGATACACACACTGCATACAAAGTATCCTGACTGTCTACCAACTTTCAGAGTGCATCCAAGGACAAAGACAAATCAAAGGACCGCAAGGACAGTGACAAATCGAAGGACCATAAGGAGGACAAAGACAAGTCTAAGGAACATAAGGACAAGAAACATGGTGACAAGAAGGACACCGGTCATAAGAAGAAAGACAAGAAGCCCAAAGAGCATAAGAACAAAGATGATGGGCATGGGTCTTCTTCTTCCTCGTCCAGCAGCGATGAGGTAGTGTACATTTAGCCTTGATTTGTTAagtgttttttaatttaaaaaaaaaaagttttattattCTTCCAAAGAATGTTCATGTATGACTGCTATAGAATGTGGTCCAACAAGCCGTGTTGACAACCACACCATTAGTTCAAGGGTTCCTTACTATAAACATGGGTAAGGCCATAGAGGCTGTAGAGGACATACCAGCTGTGGCAGTTTCATCAGGCTAAATGCCCTAGTTATGTACGAGTGGTTGGtgttgtcatttacaacacttGAGACTCCGACCTTTTACTATCAAATGCGGTTCCTTGCACTTTATCAGCTAGTGAAACATAATTTTAGAAACCGCTATCTCCTTTTGAAGTCTTTATTCCTGCTGCATAGCTATCTGTTGTTGATAGGTACATGGACAAGACAGTAAGACTCATCAGACCTTTTATAACCTCGGTCATGTCTTACTTTTTGTGCAAACTAGGCTGACYTAAAAGAGGAAATGGACATGAGTGCTCTGAGTTACTAGGTGTGTCTGTGAAAACAGATCAGATAGGAGAGCAATAAAAAGGTGTTACCTGCCCTACAGTCACATATCAGGGCCTGACTGCATATTATACCCAAAACAAGTGTTTATTATTAGTACATGTAATGGTTCATACTGGCACCTTGATATTGTCATAATTGCTAGGGTTTTATGGCTTATCTTWTATTAAATGTATGTCTTTTGTCATTTTAGGATGAAGGCAAGAAGAAGCATCACTAATTATGTTGCTGTGAGGAGGTGCTACTGCCAGTTAACCCTGATCTCAATGTTTTCTACTGCAGTGTTGTTGCATGATATTTACTGTGTACCGTTCCTTGTTGTTCctgatttatattttgatgtgccAGACTGTAAAGTAGTGTGTCTTACAACCGAACATTAAAAAACACGACAACCAGGATTTATGGTGAATGCCAGACTTTTTTTCAGACATCTTTCCTCCCAAGTGAAAAGTCTAATGTCCACcagaagagggaggtgtttttcATTTAATATTTGTTAAATAGATTGAATACAATTGATTGGCAAACATTATGTTCAAGTGTTTTGATAAATTGTCCAGTTCAAAAGATTGAACTGCATTCTTTT
This genomic interval from Salvelinus sp. IW2-2015 linkage group LG22, ASM291031v2, whole genome shotgun sequence contains the following:
- the LOC111949528 gene encoding uncharacterized protein; its protein translation is MDFDLASAVGKDDQVKKDDASGQEQNALFGWGKKKDKDGEKDKSASKDKDKSKDRKDSDKSKDHKEDKDKSKEHKDKKHGDKKDTGHKKKDKKPKEHKNKDDGHGSSSSSSSSDEDEGKKKHH